In one Myxococcus xanthus genomic region, the following are encoded:
- a CDS encoding bifunctional metallophosphatase/5'-nucleotidase, translated as MRRLLLGLCCALASASCMPVLEGQDYNLEGQEVRLTLLHTSDIHSRLIPYDFTPLKTDVDLGTIPEAGPFGGATRMGALLKRERSQGERVLHVDSGDCFQGAPIFNLNTGEVEFKFLSEARLDAAVVGNHEFDAGLLNFTQMAQQHAMFPLLAANYFWDDWRANGNHQTALEVEPYTIRNVKGLRVAIIGMANISSLNSIVEGGNSLQVTPLEQNEVARAYVDLLRPVTDLIVLVSHLGLHEDQDVIQGYEAYYEYSRAKAYVQRQKAPWQVLEWFGPEGDDKSVVRVRIPGVVGVDAVMGGHLHVVLNPPQLLTDPAGRKVVLAHSGAFAKYVGRLELVVKMPEVLGTGEGGEIISQDYRVFPMDALWCDDAMRRFRHDNSVFWEEGQFLRDERVRQAIQACKNQEDRMTTHLLQPYILGMDFNFQLTSIFSYAPRDVQRRNNSTGGDSPLGNIAADSMRKRRRVEAEMALTNSLGIRDNLYAGVVSQESMFNVFPFENTINIMYLSGKEMQEMFDFVTERSAERGCVSQAQISGARFTMDCAQVQVNDLQTPCNPELNGTDCPNQDRQGHAPWQCLVDQSSDSSVGRCYAHPGTNIQINGKPLDITGTYKIAVNDYIAKGGSGFNVLKRNTTRIETGISLRDSLIGYMQGFCTCEDILAGRETSKSGHYCGNLVNGRWTVNEQVVGSCRAAADFKAALDKQVGSCDCKDLLSLPSDAAERCGVPGLTAEDIQSQCDVPEGPYTGRCSCRDVLAGNNPICGTVTNQLRNFCENPTSVSIADAVEDSRIGRRVK; from the coding sequence ATGCGTCGCCTCCTGCTCGGCCTCTGCTGCGCCCTGGCATCTGCTTCGTGCATGCCGGTGCTGGAAGGCCAGGACTACAACCTCGAGGGGCAGGAGGTGCGTCTGACGCTCCTTCATACCTCGGACATCCATTCGCGCCTCATCCCCTATGACTTCACGCCGTTGAAGACGGACGTGGACCTGGGGACCATCCCGGAAGCGGGTCCCTTCGGCGGCGCCACGCGCATGGGGGCGTTGCTCAAGCGCGAGCGCTCCCAGGGCGAGCGTGTGCTGCACGTGGACTCGGGCGACTGCTTCCAGGGCGCGCCCATCTTCAACCTCAACACCGGCGAGGTGGAGTTCAAGTTCCTCTCCGAAGCGCGGCTCGACGCGGCCGTCGTGGGCAACCACGAGTTCGACGCGGGCCTCCTCAACTTCACCCAGATGGCGCAGCAGCACGCGATGTTCCCGCTGCTGGCGGCCAACTACTTCTGGGACGACTGGCGGGCGAACGGCAACCACCAGACGGCCCTGGAAGTGGAGCCGTACACCATCCGCAACGTGAAGGGCCTCCGGGTGGCCATCATCGGCATGGCCAACATCTCCTCGCTCAACTCCATCGTCGAAGGTGGCAACAGCCTCCAGGTGACGCCACTGGAGCAGAACGAGGTGGCGCGCGCCTACGTGGACCTGCTGCGCCCCGTCACCGACCTCATCGTGCTGGTCAGCCACCTGGGGCTCCATGAGGACCAGGACGTCATCCAGGGCTACGAGGCCTATTACGAGTACTCCCGCGCCAAGGCCTACGTGCAGCGCCAGAAGGCCCCCTGGCAGGTGCTGGAGTGGTTCGGCCCCGAAGGGGACGACAAGTCCGTGGTGCGCGTGCGCATCCCCGGCGTGGTGGGCGTGGACGCGGTGATGGGTGGCCACCTGCACGTCGTGCTCAACCCGCCGCAGCTGCTCACCGACCCCGCGGGCCGCAAGGTGGTGCTCGCGCACTCTGGCGCCTTCGCCAAGTACGTGGGCCGGCTGGAGCTGGTGGTGAAGATGCCCGAGGTGCTCGGCACCGGTGAGGGCGGCGAAATCATCAGCCAGGACTACCGCGTGTTCCCCATGGACGCCCTGTGGTGCGACGACGCCATGCGCCGCTTCCGCCACGACAACAGCGTGTTCTGGGAGGAGGGCCAGTTCCTCCGCGACGAGCGAGTCCGTCAGGCCATCCAGGCGTGCAAGAACCAGGAGGACCGGATGACCACGCATCTGCTCCAGCCGTACATCCTGGGCATGGACTTCAACTTCCAGCTGACGTCCATCTTCTCCTACGCGCCGCGCGACGTGCAGCGCCGCAACAACTCCACGGGTGGTGACTCGCCGCTGGGCAACATCGCCGCGGACTCCATGCGCAAGCGCCGCCGCGTCGAGGCGGAGATGGCGCTCACCAACTCGCTGGGCATCCGCGACAACCTCTACGCGGGCGTGGTGAGCCAGGAGTCGATGTTCAACGTGTTCCCGTTCGAGAACACCATCAACATCATGTACCTCTCCGGCAAGGAGATGCAGGAGATGTTCGACTTCGTCACCGAGCGCTCCGCGGAGCGCGGCTGCGTCAGCCAGGCGCAGATCTCCGGCGCCCGCTTCACCATGGACTGCGCCCAGGTGCAGGTGAACGACCTGCAGACCCCCTGCAACCCGGAGCTCAACGGCACGGACTGCCCCAACCAGGACCGTCAGGGTCACGCGCCGTGGCAGTGCCTGGTGGACCAGAGCAGCGACTCCAGCGTGGGCCGCTGCTACGCGCACCCGGGCACCAACATCCAGATCAACGGCAAGCCGCTGGACATCACCGGCACCTACAAGATCGCCGTCAACGACTACATCGCCAAGGGTGGCTCGGGCTTCAACGTCCTCAAGCGCAACACCACCCGCATCGAGACGGGCATCTCGCTGCGCGACTCGCTCATCGGCTACATGCAGGGCTTCTGCACCTGCGAGGACATCCTCGCGGGCCGCGAGACGTCCAAATCGGGCCACTACTGCGGCAACCTCGTCAACGGCCGCTGGACGGTGAACGAACAGGTGGTGGGCTCCTGCCGCGCCGCTGCCGACTTCAAGGCCGCGCTGGACAAGCAGGTGGGCAGCTGTGACTGCAAGGATCTGCTGTCGCTCCCCTCGGACGCCGCGGAGCGCTGCGGCGTGCCGGGCCTGACGGCCGAGGATATCCAGAGCCAGTGCGACGTGCCGGAGGGTCCGTACACAGGCCGCTGCAGCTGCCGGGATGTGCTGGCGGGCAACAACCCCATCTGCGGCACAGTGACGAACCAGCTGCGGAACTTCTGTGAGAACCCCACCTCCGTGTCCATCGCGGACGCGGTTGAGGATTCCCGTATCGGCCGGAGGGTGAAGTAA
- a CDS encoding NUDIX hydrolase — translation MRQRHSSVTDIEIIEDFSSTARCDEGFLRVRRLRCRNRRADGSSSPVYRVDVVDRPRLDAVAVLVYRRGASGLEVLTRMNLRPAAYFRKDSRDAMTVPDPASGYLRVEEIVAGLLEPEDKGEDGLRRRAAAEVHEEAGFNVKPEDIRLLGGAFFLAPGILSEKVFPAAVDVTDLSPEEPEGDGSPLEEGTQLHWRPIQDVLDACRRGDIPDAKTEVALTRLLALQP, via the coding sequence ATGCGGCAGCGTCATTCCAGTGTGACTGACATCGAGATCATCGAGGATTTCTCGTCTACCGCGAGATGCGACGAGGGCTTTCTCAGGGTTCGGCGGCTGCGCTGCCGCAACCGGCGCGCGGACGGTTCTTCCTCTCCCGTATACCGCGTGGACGTGGTGGACCGGCCCCGGTTGGACGCGGTGGCGGTGCTCGTCTATCGCCGCGGCGCGTCAGGTCTGGAGGTCCTGACGCGGATGAACCTCCGGCCCGCGGCGTATTTCCGGAAGGACAGCCGTGACGCGATGACCGTTCCAGACCCTGCGTCTGGCTACTTGCGCGTGGAAGAAATTGTCGCGGGACTGCTGGAGCCGGAGGACAAGGGCGAGGACGGCCTGCGTCGCCGCGCCGCGGCAGAGGTGCATGAGGAGGCCGGGTTCAACGTGAAGCCGGAGGACATCCGGCTGTTGGGCGGCGCCTTCTTCCTGGCGCCGGGCATCCTGTCCGAAAAGGTGTTTCCCGCCGCGGTGGACGTCACCGACCTGTCACCCGAGGAGCCCGAAGGGGATGGTTCGCCTCTGGAGGAGGGCACGCAGTTGCACTGGCGTCCCATCCAGGACGTGTTGGACGCGTGCCGGCGCGGTGACATCCCGGATGCGAAGACGGAAGTCGCGTTGACGCGGCTGCTCGCCCTGCAGCCCTGA
- a CDS encoding pyruvate dehydrogenase complex E1 component subunit beta, with protein MPELMYREALNQALAEEMERDANVYLIGEEVGRYNGAFKVSQGLLDKFGSARIIDAPIAELGFTGLSVGAAMVGLRPVVEMMTWNFAILAMDQIVNNAAKLRHMSGGQLRCPIVFRGPGGAGGRLSSQHSQALEANYAHFPGLKVIAPATPADAKGMLKAAIRDENPVLMFEGERLYAIKGEVPEGEHVVPLGKADVKREGSDVTIITWSRMYYFCMQAAEELAKEGISVEVLDLRTLRPLDEEAILASVRKTNRAVIVEEGWALAGVGASVVDIIQSKAFDDLDAPVERVTGLDVNMSYAANLENATQPDAPKIIAAVKKVLYREGA; from the coding sequence ATGCCCGAGTTGATGTACCGCGAGGCGCTGAACCAAGCGCTCGCCGAGGAAATGGAACGCGACGCCAACGTCTATCTGATTGGCGAGGAAGTGGGCCGTTACAACGGCGCCTTCAAGGTGTCGCAGGGACTGCTGGACAAGTTCGGGAGCGCGCGCATCATCGACGCGCCCATCGCCGAGCTGGGCTTCACCGGCCTGAGCGTGGGCGCGGCCATGGTGGGCTTGCGCCCCGTGGTGGAGATGATGACCTGGAACTTCGCGATTCTCGCGATGGACCAGATCGTCAACAACGCGGCCAAGCTGCGGCACATGTCCGGTGGCCAGCTGCGCTGCCCCATCGTGTTCCGCGGTCCGGGCGGCGCTGGCGGCCGGTTGTCCAGCCAGCACAGCCAGGCGCTGGAGGCCAACTACGCGCACTTCCCGGGCTTGAAGGTGATTGCGCCCGCCACGCCCGCGGATGCCAAGGGCATGCTCAAGGCTGCCATCCGGGACGAGAACCCGGTGCTCATGTTCGAGGGCGAGCGGCTCTACGCCATCAAGGGTGAGGTGCCGGAGGGCGAGCACGTCGTGCCGCTCGGCAAGGCGGACGTGAAGCGCGAGGGCTCCGACGTCACCATCATCACCTGGAGCCGCATGTATTACTTCTGCATGCAGGCGGCTGAGGAGTTGGCGAAGGAGGGCATCAGCGTGGAGGTCCTGGACCTGCGCACGCTGCGGCCCCTGGATGAGGAGGCCATCCTGGCGAGCGTGCGCAAGACGAACCGCGCCGTCATCGTGGAGGAGGGCTGGGCGCTCGCCGGCGTGGGCGCGTCCGTGGTGGATATCATCCAGTCCAAGGCGTTCGACGACCTGGACGCGCCGGTGGAGCGCGTCACGGGCCTGGACGTCAACATGTCCTATGCAGCGAACCTGGAGAACGCGACCCAGCCGGACGCACCGAAGATCATCGCCGCGGTGAAGAAGGTGCTGTACCGCGAGGGAGCTTGA
- the pdhA gene encoding pyruvate dehydrogenase (acetyl-transferring) E1 component subunit alpha, with the protein MASPYSKELLLDMYRKMYLIRRFEERAGQQYTLGKIAGFCHLYIGQEAVAVGPVEALRPDDYMLSAYRDHGQPLARGSDAGMVMAELMGRDTGYSKGKGGSMHIFDIEHHFYGGYGIVGGQIPLAAGMAFASRYRNEDRVTVCYFGDAAASQGALHETFNMASKWKLPVIYICENNRYGMGTAISRIAAVPEIYKRASAYDMRGEPVDGMDVLAMYEAVKDAAEYCRAGKGPVLLEANTYRFRGHSMADPATYRTKQEVEDERKGDPIPKLRAYILKQGLAQDDVFESIEAEVNAQVDQAVKFADESPEPSLDELWRDTIVEEGEEDVRPRERVLGQKVNWPTYPSGQELKVTWDLEPREQAEAADKKAGLIR; encoded by the coding sequence GTGGCCAGCCCGTACTCAAAAGAACTGCTGTTGGACATGTACCGGAAGATGTACCTCATCCGTCGCTTCGAGGAGCGCGCGGGTCAGCAGTACACGCTGGGGAAGATTGCCGGTTTCTGCCACCTCTACATCGGCCAGGAGGCCGTGGCGGTGGGACCGGTGGAGGCCCTGCGACCGGATGACTACATGCTCAGTGCGTATCGTGACCACGGCCAGCCGCTGGCCCGTGGCAGCGACGCGGGCATGGTCATGGCCGAGCTGATGGGCCGGGACACCGGCTACAGCAAGGGCAAGGGCGGCTCGATGCACATCTTCGACATCGAGCATCACTTCTACGGCGGCTACGGCATCGTCGGCGGCCAGATTCCCCTGGCGGCGGGCATGGCCTTCGCGAGCCGTTATCGCAACGAGGACCGCGTCACCGTCTGCTACTTCGGCGACGCGGCGGCCAGCCAGGGCGCCCTCCACGAGACGTTCAACATGGCGTCCAAGTGGAAGCTCCCTGTCATCTACATCTGCGAGAACAACCGTTACGGGATGGGCACGGCCATTTCCCGCATCGCGGCGGTGCCGGAGATCTACAAGCGCGCCAGCGCCTACGACATGCGCGGCGAGCCGGTGGATGGCATGGACGTGCTGGCCATGTACGAGGCCGTCAAGGACGCCGCCGAGTACTGCCGCGCCGGCAAGGGCCCCGTGCTGCTGGAGGCCAACACGTACCGCTTCCGCGGCCACTCGATGGCCGACCCCGCCACCTATCGCACCAAGCAGGAGGTGGAGGATGAGCGCAAGGGCGACCCGATTCCGAAGCTGCGCGCCTACATCCTGAAGCAGGGGCTGGCCCAGGACGACGTCTTCGAGTCCATCGAAGCGGAGGTCAATGCGCAGGTGGACCAGGCAGTGAAGTTCGCCGACGAGTCGCCCGAGCCCAGCCTGGACGAACTGTGGCGCGACACCATCGTGGAGGAGGGCGAGGAGGACGTGCGCCCCCGCGAGCGCGTGCTGGGGCAGAAGGTGAACTGGCCGACGTACCCCAGTGGCCAGGAGCTGAAGGTGACGTGGGACCTGGAGCCGCGCGAGCAGGCCGAGGCGGCCGACAAGAAGGCGGGCCTCATCCGCTAG
- a CDS encoding pyruvate dehydrogenase complex dihydrolipoamide acetyltransferase, producing the protein MAIPIQMPSLSPTMTEGKIVKWLKKQGDKVSSGDAVAEVETDKSNLEIEAYDDGYLLQVLVGEGEMAKVGAPIAYIGAKGEKVGAGKQVAPAAAPPEQKPQPAPAAPAPQAAAKPASSGGGDNRIAIQMPSLSPTMTEGKIVKWLKKQGDKVSSGDAVAEVETDKSNLEIEAYDNGTLAEIVVGENQMAKVGAPIAYLTAKGAKAAPAAPAAQPKPPAPAPEKPAAAKPAAAPAQAGGRRLRASPVAKRIAREKGLDLTQVSGSGPSGRVVKRDIEEALARGPAAVPAAKKAPAAQPAPGVRPEPTVLPLSSMRKVIAQRMTEVKPGVPHFYLTIEVDMEAASKVREEAKAMDLKVSVNDLIVKAVAMAVRRYPKINVSLQGDKVVQFHSVDVGIAVALEEGLITPILRDADQKGLQAIASGVRELAERARKRALKPEEYTGGSITVSNLGMYGIDQFVAVINPPQASILAVGAVSEKAVVRDGQLAVRKMMTATLSCDHRVIDGAIGAEFLRELRGLLEHPTRLLF; encoded by the coding sequence ATGGCCATTCCCATCCAGATGCCGAGCCTGTCCCCGACGATGACGGAGGGGAAGATCGTCAAGTGGCTCAAGAAGCAAGGGGACAAGGTGTCCTCCGGCGATGCCGTGGCCGAGGTGGAGACGGACAAGTCCAACCTCGAAATCGAGGCCTACGACGACGGGTACCTGCTGCAGGTGCTCGTCGGCGAGGGCGAGATGGCCAAGGTGGGCGCGCCCATCGCCTATATCGGTGCGAAGGGTGAGAAGGTGGGGGCCGGCAAGCAGGTCGCGCCCGCCGCCGCGCCTCCTGAGCAGAAGCCCCAGCCGGCACCCGCGGCCCCCGCGCCGCAGGCCGCCGCGAAGCCCGCATCGTCGGGCGGCGGCGACAACCGCATCGCCATCCAGATGCCGAGCCTGTCCCCGACGATGACGGAGGGGAAGATCGTCAAGTGGCTCAAGAAGCAGGGGGACAAGGTGTCCTCCGGCGATGCCGTGGCCGAGGTGGAGACAGACAAGTCCAACCTCGAAATCGAGGCCTACGACAACGGCACCCTGGCGGAGATCGTCGTCGGAGAGAACCAGATGGCGAAGGTAGGGGCACCCATCGCGTACCTCACCGCGAAGGGCGCCAAGGCGGCCCCGGCCGCTCCGGCGGCGCAGCCCAAGCCGCCTGCTCCGGCTCCCGAGAAGCCGGCGGCAGCGAAGCCCGCGGCGGCTCCGGCCCAGGCGGGTGGCCGGCGTCTCCGCGCCAGCCCCGTGGCGAAGAGAATCGCGCGCGAGAAGGGTCTGGACCTCACCCAGGTGAGTGGCTCCGGTCCGTCTGGCCGCGTGGTGAAGCGCGACATCGAGGAGGCGCTCGCGCGTGGACCGGCGGCGGTTCCTGCCGCGAAGAAGGCCCCGGCCGCGCAGCCCGCTCCGGGCGTGCGTCCCGAGCCGACCGTGCTCCCCCTCTCGTCCATGCGCAAGGTCATCGCGCAGCGGATGACGGAGGTGAAGCCCGGCGTGCCTCACTTCTACCTCACCATCGAGGTGGACATGGAGGCGGCGTCGAAGGTGCGCGAAGAGGCGAAGGCGATGGACCTCAAGGTCTCCGTCAACGACCTCATCGTGAAGGCCGTGGCCATGGCGGTGCGCCGTTACCCGAAGATCAACGTCTCGCTGCAGGGCGACAAGGTCGTCCAGTTCCACAGTGTGGATGTGGGCATCGCGGTGGCGCTGGAGGAAGGCCTCATCACGCCCATCCTCCGGGATGCGGACCAGAAGGGCCTGCAGGCCATCGCGTCGGGCGTGCGTGAGCTGGCGGAGCGCGCTCGCAAGCGTGCCCTCAAGCCGGAGGAGTACACCGGCGGCTCCATCACCGTCAGCAACCTGGGCATGTACGGCATCGACCAGTTCGTCGCCGTCATCAACCCGCCGCAGGCCTCCATCCTCGCGGTGGGTGCCGTCTCCGAGAAGGCGGTGGTGCGCGATGGTCAGCTGGCGGTCCGGAAGATGATGACGGCGACGCTGTCGTGCGATCACCGCGTCATCGACGGTGCCATTGGCGCCGAGTTCCTGCGCGAGCTGCGCGGGCTGCTTGAGCACCCCACGCGGCTGCTGTTCTAG
- a CDS encoding MFS transporter yields MSSLPPWLAQFLPILILLGAIGLVLTRLPKVELGHSEAFKRRRFFNWFPLGMTYAFLYMGRYNLNVATSAMGDRTSNADFGTIFAWGTAVYGVAFLLNGPLTDKLGGRKTILMAAAGSAVANVAMGGVVYAVLTHNWAPPGGLVATLSFLYAVNMYFQSFGAVSIVKVNAAWFHVRERGLLGGVFGILISLGIYFAYDWSRLIVKAAPTYWAFFVPAAILAVFLVVDYFVIRDTPSHAGHPDFDTADASSGETGPQLGVAGVLKRMLTNRAIIIILCIEFCSGFMRNAIMQWYPKFAKATGLGETFVAANWGMLLCVAGITGGMFAGVISDRVFDSRRGPVSAVLYAGMSVGAVISVFVLESVALGWTVIFMSLCVIGVHGMLSGTASMDFGGKKNAGLAVGIIDGAVYAGTALQSILLGSILPMGDEAKTAANWGNWPYAMLPLSFLGLLLATQVWNARPQPKSTPVPATLPVPSEAPANRTGTGG; encoded by the coding sequence ATGTCGTCGCTGCCCCCCTGGCTGGCCCAGTTCCTGCCCATCCTCATCCTCCTGGGGGCCATCGGCCTCGTCCTCACGCGCCTGCCCAAGGTGGAGCTGGGACACTCGGAGGCATTCAAGCGCCGCCGGTTCTTCAACTGGTTCCCGTTGGGCATGACGTACGCGTTCCTCTACATGGGGCGCTACAACCTCAACGTGGCCACCAGCGCCATGGGGGACCGCACCTCCAACGCGGACTTCGGCACCATCTTCGCGTGGGGCACCGCCGTCTACGGCGTGGCCTTCCTCCTCAACGGCCCGCTGACGGACAAGCTGGGCGGCCGGAAGACCATCCTGATGGCGGCCGCGGGTTCGGCGGTGGCGAACGTGGCCATGGGCGGCGTGGTGTACGCGGTGCTGACGCACAACTGGGCGCCGCCGGGCGGCCTGGTGGCGACGCTGTCGTTCCTCTACGCCGTCAACATGTACTTCCAGAGCTTCGGCGCGGTCTCCATCGTCAAGGTGAACGCGGCCTGGTTCCACGTGCGCGAGCGCGGCCTGCTGGGCGGCGTGTTCGGCATCCTCATCTCGCTGGGCATCTACTTCGCCTACGACTGGAGCCGGCTCATCGTGAAGGCGGCGCCCACGTACTGGGCGTTCTTCGTGCCCGCGGCCATCCTCGCCGTGTTCCTGGTGGTGGACTACTTCGTCATCCGCGACACGCCCAGCCACGCGGGCCATCCGGACTTCGACACCGCGGACGCGTCCTCCGGAGAGACGGGGCCGCAGTTGGGGGTGGCGGGCGTGCTGAAGCGCATGCTGACCAACCGCGCCATCATCATCATCCTCTGCATCGAGTTCTGCAGCGGCTTCATGCGCAACGCCATCATGCAGTGGTACCCCAAGTTCGCGAAGGCGACGGGCCTTGGCGAAACGTTCGTCGCGGCCAACTGGGGCATGCTGCTGTGCGTGGCGGGCATCACCGGCGGCATGTTCGCCGGCGTCATCAGCGACCGCGTCTTCGACTCACGCCGCGGCCCCGTGTCCGCCGTGCTCTACGCCGGCATGTCGGTGGGCGCCGTCATCTCCGTGTTCGTCCTGGAGAGCGTGGCCCTGGGCTGGACGGTCATCTTCATGTCCCTGTGTGTCATCGGCGTGCACGGCATGCTGTCCGGCACGGCCAGCATGGACTTCGGCGGGAAGAAGAACGCCGGCCTCGCTGTTGGCATCATCGACGGCGCCGTGTACGCGGGCACCGCGCTGCAGTCCATCCTGCTGGGTTCCATCCTGCCGATGGGTGACGAGGCGAAGACCGCCGCCAACTGGGGCAACTGGCCCTACGCCATGCTGCCGCTGTCCTTCCTCGGGCTGCTGCTGGCCACCCAGGTGTGGAACGCCCGGCCCCAGCCGAAGTCCACGCCTGTGCCGGCCACCCTGCCGGTGCCCTCGGAGGCGCCAGCGAATCGGACCGGTACTGGCGGGTGA